The Fusarium keratoplasticum isolate Fu6.1 chromosome 4, whole genome shotgun sequence genome contains the following window.
TTGTAATGAGAAGAAAAACAAAAGGGGGCAGATatgctctctctctcatgGAACACGGGCGTCTTCTGTCTGAAAGAGTGGATTCTGTGGTGTCTTTCTTTTTagtggtgatgttggtgatggcttcaagatcGGTGTCCTTGGGACAGATGAGAAaatgggatggatgggatctTAAGGAGGAATTTGCACACCcaggcaagaaggattcATTCTGCATTAAACGGCGCGTTCAAGGCACGCTCTCTCATTCATGTTGATCAAGGGGGGAAACGTTCCACTATGTGCTATATGCAATGCCTTGCCTTACAAAGATGAATCTCTCTGCGCGCCGCTCCTTTGATGCATCAATCCGTCCccttttttgctttttgccGACCGGGACTCCTCCAGCGCCGTGTCTTGAGAATAAACAAAGCATAATCAATCTTGCTTTTCTTCAACCCCTTTCGTCTTTCTCGTTGGCATTATGTTTTGACTTTGTCATCACTGAGCTTCACTTCTTTCGTCCACCGACGCCCAGGCTTCCCTCAAACCCAGGGcggcccttcttcttggctccgacagcaggcttcttcttcttcttgccagCCTTTCCAAGAAGCTTGTCGTCACGGCGCTTACGCAGGTTGTCCTCTCGCTTGCGCTGGCGCTCCTTCTGCGCAAGCTTGACACCGTCAGACCGCTCGCGCCAGGCCttctcgctcttcttcttggccgtctcctTGCGCTTGACAGCGCGCTTCAGAAGCGCCTCGTCGTCGCGgatcttctcgccctcggcgcGGCGGCGGGCTGTCAGCCAagcatccttctcctcaatgTCGGCACGCTTCTCGGGgtcaagctcctggaggcGCTTCTTCTGGTTCTGCACCTTGATGAGGGCCGTCTTGGCATCTGAAggacccttcttcttgccctggTTGAGGACGTAGCTAAGGTCATGCGAGAGCTTGGCGCCATCACCAAAGGCCACGCGGCCAAACGTAAAGTTGCTGGAGTTCTCGTCGAGCTCGACAGCAGGGCTTCTAACACCAGGAGAGCTGGATGCCAGAGCCTCCTCGCGCTTCCGCTGCTCCTCCAGCCTAGCCTGCTTGCGCAGCTCCTGCTTATGGGCCTTGCGAAGCTCCTGCTTCCTCCGCCGCGactcgatgagctcctggCGTGTGCGGATGGGCTTGCCGTCGGGGCCGTCAGCTTTTCGAGCGGCGCGTAGGGCCTCAATCTTGGCCGCTAGCCGTGCGCGGAGGGCCTCGGTGTCGGCGGGGATCTTGATgtgcttgggcttctcggagGGAGGGATGGTGGATGAGACGGATGTGGTTGCGCTGACAGGCTCAGCAGGAGCCCCGGGGGCAGTTGTCGAGGAGTCGAAGGTGGGAGAGTGTGGCTCAGATTCGGGCATTGAGTTGTCTGTagcctcgtcgtcctttTCCAGCCCCGAGATATCCATGggctcaacctcaccatcaCCTTGAACAGCCGATGACTCGTCCACCTCCTTTTGCTTCTGGACCTTGGCGGCGGGACTCtttgcttgcttcttggcttgCTTCTGTGATTTGGGCGTAGGGGCGGGCGCTTCATTGTCTGCGTCGGTGGCTTCTGACTTCTTAgacttcttctcagccttcttctccttcttcttttccttcttggcagccttcttttcctcttttcttGAAAGCTTGGAGGATGTCGCCTCGGGAGCGGTCTTGGCATCtacgtcgtcgtcgtcgtcgagcttctgcttcttgttgCCTTCGGTCTTTGTCTTGAGGCCCTCGCCGGGCTTCTCGCTGTCGACGCCGGGGACGGGATCGTAGTCCTCCCactcatcttcgtcatcgccatcgtcttcttgTTGCATCTCGCGTAACTTGCGCTTGTTCTTTGCGCGCTCATCCATAACTTCCTTAGCGTTTCTGTTAAGCTCGCTGTCAGGGTCTAGCTTTCCGCGacgggcggcggcggcctctTGCTttgtctgcttcttcttgctccaTTGGTTCTATAAGAGATGAATTAGCCTCGTCTGCAGGCTTCTGGGTGGGATTGCGCGGCGGATGACAGGTGGTGTGGTTTTCTCTTGGGGCGGGGAGAGGTTGGTTGGTTCTGAAGTCAGAAACGTACACTTGTGTCTTCGCCATAGTACATCTTGGCCGGGATAAGACTCAAGAGGCCATCAAAGGCCTTTGCATGGTCGCGCAGGCGATCCTATAGTGCTTGGGTCAGCTTCACGGCTTCCTATTGCCATGCTTGCCGTGCCTTCATGTTTGGCTGGCGACAGGCGGGGCACGAGGGCAACTGTGAGGACGGACCTGCAGCGAAGATTCGGCCATGGTGAGGACGTGTATCCGCTATGTCGACTGTGTTTTTGGAGGAGACGATAGAGCGGTGAGGGTATCCTGGTTGGGTCCCTGCGATGCTCGTCGTGGTGGTTCGTGAGGTTGGAGAGAAAGCTCGGAAGGCGATTTGGCCGACGTCGATTTTTTTGGGGACTGTAgtgatttttttttctctgtCCAGTCCCTTCCGTTTTGGTCCAAACGGGCTTTGTGGGGAACCACAGCCGCCAACTCCACCCCTGTACTTTAGCTTActgccgcctccgcctcgaCACAGACGGGGATAGCCTTCAGGGGTCTTGAGCAGAAGGTCTATGATGGTTACAATCATGGAAGATGGCGAGGGCCGATGATTACTGTTCTTTCCGGTATACCTAGGTATGAGGATCTCTTCCATAGCAACCGCTGACATCCAACTGtcaagccatccatcccaagCGCTTAATCCAATCGCCAACATTGACGACATTGAAATGAGTCTATGTTGAGACGGAAATACATCAATAATGCCTTAGTACCTAGCCggaataataatattataacaATATTGGCTGTGGGTATTAAAGGCTTCAAGCATCTTTTATGCCCTTGCTACCAATTCGTGCCGCCTCTATGCATCTCACCCTGAGTGGACATATCAGAGCACCACCAAGACTGGAACATTGACTATGATGGCTCTATTGAACCAGCCTAAGACCTCTCCCCAAAATCAAGATAGACGCTTGTTAGTGGTTATCTGCAAACCTTTCCATATTGGCGTTAAGGGAGAAGAGTAACAACATCAACTCTTCCAACTCTAGTATTTGTGCCAAGCATTCGCCAACTTCCATCATCTTATAATTAGTCTCACATGTCACCTTTCAGAAACCAAAACCATGCGAGAAAAAAGATAGTCATCATTTCATGTCGCTATACGCTTTTAGAAAAGCGAGCCGATCACCATGTAGCATCGGCAACCCATGCATCAATGCCATGAATGCCGCAATCCAATGCAACGCAATGCCAAACGGGAACCAGCTGATAACCAACCAAAAGGCCTTCTTCAGTCAcgcatcatcgccatcgcagCTTTCAGGCCGTGCTTCatttcttctttcccttcttggcggccgTTTCCTTCCGACgagcctccttggcctcgaactcggccttcttggccttttccagtgcttccttctcttcacgCTCAGCCTATCACCAAGTTAGTAACGAATCGTAGGTaggctgatgaggccaaAATGGCGGGACTAAAAGACTCACTTGTCTTCGGGCAGCATCGAGAGCGCGCTGCTCGCGAATGGCCTTGAGACGGGCCAgatcagccttggcctcgtctgTCTTGCCCTGAGCTGTCAGGCGCATATGTCTCTCCTTTGCGGCAGCCGCCTCCAGAGCCTCGCGCTCACGTCGACTCGGGGCAGCCATGTTGCTGACCCCCTCTGTGATCTCTTCAACACCCGCCTTGGTCTGGTTGCGAGCCTTCTTAGAGTGATTGGGGTTGGCGGGCatatcgtcatcgtcctcacTATCCTCttcgctgtcgtcgtcgtcgtcgtcgctcgaAGGCAtgtcgccaacctcgacagtCTTAGCTCTCTGCTTGGCTATGGCTGCCTCTTTGCGGGCCTTTTTCTCAGCCTTGCGGTCTTCGCGTGATAGTTCCTGGGCTGGTGCTGCAGAAGGACCAGgagcgtcgtcgtcatcgtcgctatcctcttcttcggtaGTCTCGTCTTCGGTggtctcgtcatcttcgctgtcgtcgtcgtcatcgtcatcgtcgtcgtcgtccttgcgTTTGGCGTCAACGCTCCACATGCTGATCTCGTTGCCATCGGCGTCAACGGGACGAATGTCTCGCGAGAATTTCTTGCCACCTGGATCGTGGTTAGATTCGCTAGGTCAAGAGCAGTAGACAGTGAAAGAGGAAAGGCCAAACAAACTCACCTCCTCGAGCGGGCTTTCGAAACTTTCCTCCGCGACCGCGAGAGCTCGTTCCAGGACCACCAGCCATCTTGGGCAATTCGAATGATATAGGTGAAGGATGAGAAAGTGTGGGGTGCTAGTATCGATAACTTGTAGTCGTATGCGAAGCTTTAAACGGCGACGTCGGTTGCTAATGAAAGCGCCAAGTCTATTGTTCTTGGAGTTGTTGGGTGTCGATGTTGGTGTTTGTTTGCTAATCAAACTTGACCGGAGGCGGGGTAGCGGGGTAGCTAATGACGGCAGCTTCCAGTTTTAATACCTATGGACGGATGTGCGTGAAAGGAGGCAAGATCAAGGGGTCGGATGTTTGCCGATCAGGGATTGATCAGGGTCGGGAGTGACAATGCGTCACTTGATAGAGCAGGCGTGACAGGGATGGGAGAGATTCGCGAGGTGAAAAGGTCGATGGTGGAAGAAAACAGTTGGATAGGTATCACAAGATAGGCAGGCCAAGAGACATACACAAAGTGAAAGAAACACGAAAGAAACCCAGTCCGGAGAAACCTCCTAAAAGCAATGTGAACCCAGAGTGTGACTCAACTCAGATGCAACCTGAGCCAAAGAGCATCACGGAACCCCCAATGGATGTGAGCTGACTgttggcagaggcagagcagCCTAACGAGCCCACTGTGAACAAGCCCCGTCAGAGGTCCGGTAGGGACCATCAATGAAAAatccaccatctccagagCCGCTGCGCGAATGGGAGTGCCCCTGTTTGTCGTGGTTTGATCCGCTCTGGAGAGGGGCATGCGTGCTTTCAACGAATGTCGATGTGCCATTCCTGTCCATCAGGCACACGACACGAGACGTGATGTGCTGCAGAGCACAAGAAGAAACCTGGATCCTTGACTCACCGCTGGCGCATAGGTACCTTCCTGGAAGAGCCAAGTTCTGTCGCTGTTGGACTCTGTTGGAGCCATTCATTTGGTGGTTTCATGCTGCAATCGAAACACAGCCAGCTCGTACATGGAGGTGTTTTGGGGGGTAGTCTTTGCAACTGTCCATTTTGAAGCATATTCAACGACAAAGGTAATAGTTCTAGTTAAAGATCAAGTTCATGACATTCTTAGAATAGATGCTCTGCAACTTCATGATCTCTCCCCCATCTCGCTTCCTCAGCAAACCCACCCCCCAAGCAATCACGGCACATCAATTCTCCGCGCTCCGCCGCACCCCACCCGCCGCACAGAACAAAACCACCACGAACCGACCTCTCTTTTGAacttttctttcctttcttcttcaacctaCTAGAAAAACTGAAATCCTTCAAATTCACTCTGGCTTTCATTTCAATGGATGCAACGGAGGGGAAACTGGAGGAAAGAGAATATTACGTCGCTGACTTACCCTCTGCCCTGTTTTGCGGCTTCGGCTGCGCGTTGGGGGGGAGAAATTTTGATGCGGCACATGCCTTCGCCAATGACCTTGGTTTGGAGGCAATGTCCAACGTAGAATTCACGCGTAGATGGCTGATTGCCTACTATCCGTTTGCTCGCCTCTAAGCGAAGCTTGCTCACCTTGCTGCGACAAGGCATCAAAGCTGTGTGATTCAGGCCTTTTGTCGTGTACTTCAGCGCGTCTTGAACAACATCCCCAACTCTTGAGCTGCTGGGCATCCGTCTCCAGTCTGAGGGACGTGTCCATGTCGCGTCGGTTGACTTCTATGGATGTTCTCTTTTAATTTTCCTCCATGACTAGTACTGTCACCAAGATCCACACGGCTTGTCGCGAACATCAGTTCCTAATAGGAATTCATCGTCACGGATACGTTGTCTACTTCAATAGCCAACCACTGTTCAACAAGACTGAGAAGAAATGACAACTCAAATTCTGCCCTGTAATCCTAGTCTTGGTCCAAGAATTCAGTCATTCCAACCCAACGCATATCCATCATAGCCAAAGGCAATCCTatcgcctccatcatcatggtgtACATGATTAGGTAGTCAAATACTCAATCAAAACGACCCTTCCTCCAGCCCAAAAGTAAACCCTTTACTGAAACAATCATATGCTCTCTTCCATATTCAAAATTCAATCGAAGCACTCGCCTACTTTGGCTCAACCGTTTGTCGctcccgtcgtcgtctttctctttctctcgcGGCCGCAATCTCAGACACTCGGAACATGACATAACCGACCTCGTCGGCCTGGTCCTGATCCATCGGCACGCCAGTGGTGTGACGGAGACGTGCGGCTCGCCACTTTGCCAGCTCCTGATTGTACTTCGGAGTGCCTCTCTCAAATATGGTGTTGAACCAGAGTTGCGAATCCCATTGGATTGCCCTGATCTCGGACCTGTGTTGCGGGCTGAGCTTGACGAAATCTTCAAAAGTTACTGGGGTTTTCCAGTCAACAAAATTGATAAAGTGTGCTGGTGAACGCTTTTCGGTAGCTGATTGGGCTTCGGATGCCCCAAACGCCTGGTTTGTCCCGTCGTCGACAACGCCCTCCGATGGTTCGATCAACGGGACATACCCGTCAGTGTTCACCTCTATTTCCGGGCTTGCGGATCCGACGTGAGTGAAACAAGGCTCAGAAGTGTCGATTTGTTCTTTCGGGGAGTGTTCATGATCCCCCGAGGATATCTGTGTTTGCATGGACGAGGTCAAGCTAAGGGTGCTCGCGGGGCTCAAGGCGGGCCACGGGTTGCCCTCCACAGCCGGAAACTCTGACATATAGCTCGTTGGGGGaagttcttcttcttcctcttcagaTGTATCGGACTCGTCTGTCAGGTAGCCACCGTCACTCGATAGGAGGTAGTCGGGCTCTTCAGCCAAATCATTGTTGAAGTAGAATGTTGCAGCATAAGGGCCGGGGAAGACGATGCTGGCGAGAGGTTCGTCGTTATTGGTGTCGGCATTGCTTGCCATGTTGTAGGTAGGTATATCCCGGAATGTAA
Protein-coding sequences here:
- a CDS encoding PP28 domain-containing protein gives rise to the protein MAGGPGTSSRGRGGKFRKPARGGGKKFSRDIRPVDADGNEISMWSVDAKRKDDDDDDDDDDDSEDDETTEDETTEEEDSDDDDDAPGPSAAPAQELSREDRKAEKKARKEAAIAKQRAKTVEVGDMPSSDDDDDDSEEDSEDDDDMPANPNHSKKARNQTKAGVEEITEGVSNMAAPSRREREALEAAAAKERHMRLTAQGKTDEAKADLARLKAIREQRALDAARRQAEREEKEALEKAKKAEFEAKEARRKETAAKKGKKK